A stretch of Eschrichtius robustus isolate mEscRob2 chromosome 6, mEscRob2.pri, whole genome shotgun sequence DNA encodes these proteins:
- the SERP1 gene encoding stress-associated endoplasmic reticulum protein 1 has product MVAKQRIRMANEKHSKNITQRGNVAKTSRNAPEEKASVGPWLLALFIFVVCGSAIFQIIQSIRMGM; this is encoded by the exons ATGGTCGCCAAGCAGCGGATCCGTATGGCCAACGAGAAGCACAGCAAGAACATCACCCAGCGCGGCAACGTCGCCAAGACCTCG AGAAATGCTCCCGAAGAGAAGGCGTCTGTAGGACCCTGGTTATTGGCtctcttcatttttgttgtttgtggttCTG CAATTTTCCAGATTATTCAAAGTATCAGGATGGGCATGTGA